The Cucumis melo cultivar AY chromosome 9, USDA_Cmelo_AY_1.0, whole genome shotgun sequence genome includes the window TCTATTGCGCCTAAAATCTCTATTTTTGCTAATATTTCACGTCTTTCTATTTATGGTTCCTATGGAGCTACATTGCAAGAAATCTTCTTTTTCTGCAGCATTGCTTCTATGATCTTAGGAGCACTGGCCGCCATGGCCCAAACGAAAGTCAAAAGACCTCTAGCTCATAGTTCAATTGGACATGTAGGTTATATTCGTACAGGTTTCTCATGTGGAACCATAGAAGGAATTCAATCACTACTAATTGGTATCTTGATTTATGTATTAATGACGATAGATGCATTCGCCATAGTTTTAGCATTACGGCAAACCCGTGTCAAATATATAGCGGATTTGG containing:
- the LOC127150986 gene encoding NADH-ubiquinone oxidoreductase chain 2-like; the encoded protein is MWAPDIYEGSPTPVTAFLSIAPKISIFANISRLSIYGSYGATLQEIFFFCSIASMILGALAAMAQTKVKRPLAHSSIGHVGYIRTGFSCGTIEGIQSLLIGILIYVLMTIDAFAIVLALRQTRVKYIADLGALAKTNPISAITFSITMFSYAGIPPLAGFCSKFYLFFAALGCGAYFLAPVGVVTSVIGRWAAGRLPRVSLFGRPKAVLRAPDT